A stretch of Henckelia pumila isolate YLH828 chromosome 4, ASM3356847v2, whole genome shotgun sequence DNA encodes these proteins:
- the LOC140861358 gene encoding uncharacterized protein, with protein MHRFYKRKDPEPGIQSSGDITVVKEFDFSQLPADPGLRTPICAYNVNIRDQVRMTYFQKGPCQPSGYEFPKRKFGVSQWRRFNPSWFKEFGDWLEYIIEKDAVYCLYCYLFKENKGKKAGGETFVSEGFVNWKCKYKLNIYVGQHDSEHHKARMNCEALMNQDEHIQSIFHKYSKQMWNDYRIPLNDSIDCIRVLLRQRLSFRGHDETKNSLNPVDESCDVSTKDQMSVVIRYVDSSGHVKELFIGIEHVSSTTAFSLKAAIDKMFSRYNLSISKLRGQGFDGASNMQVATATAAVERVFSAMRIVKDRLCGDPGC; from the exons ATgcatagattttataaaagaaaaGATCCAGAACCGGGAATACAAAGCAGTGGAGATATTACAGTGGTTAAAGAATTTGATTTCTCACAACTACCGGCAGATCCTGGATTAAGGACTCCAATTTGTGCTTATAATGTCAACATTAGGGATCAAGTTCGAATgacatattttcaaaaaggtccATGTCAACCATCAGGCTATGAATTCCCAAAACGAAAATTTGGAGTAAGCCAATGGAGACGGTTCAATCCTTCATGGTTTAAGGAATTTGGTGATTGGTTAGAGTATATTATAGAAAAAGATGCCGTGTATTGTTTGTATTGCTATCTGTTCAAGGAAAATAAGGGAAAAAAAGCAGGAGGGGAAACTTTTGTTAGTGAAGGATTCGTAAATTGGAAGTGTAAATAcaagttaaatatttatgtTGGCCAGCATGACAGTGAACATCATAAAGCCCGAATGAATTGTGAAGCTTTGATGAATCAAGATGAGCACATTCAATcaatttttcacaaatattcaAAGCAAATGTGGAATGATTATCGCATCCCTCTCAATGATTCGATTGATTGTATTAGAGTTTTGTTGCGGCAAAGGCTTTCATTTCGGGGTCATGACGAAACTAAAAATTCTCTTAATCCAG TTGATGAATCTTGTGATGTGTCAACAAAGGATCAAATGTCAGTTGTCATCCGTTATGTGGATAGTAGTGGACACGTAAAGGAACTTTTTATTGGGATTGAACATGTTTCTAGTACTACTGCATTCTCACTTAAGGCCGCAATTGATAAAATGTTCTCTAGATATAATTTGAGCATATCTAAGTTGAGAGGACAAGGGTTTGATGGAGCAAGTAATATGCAGG TTGCGACTGCGACTGCGGCTGTCGAGAGAGTGTTTTCTGCCATGAGAATTGTTAAAGACAGGTtatgtggggacccgggttgctaa